One Prosthecobacter vanneervenii genomic window carries:
- a CDS encoding ATP-binding protein, with translation MSKAAQQPRQDVAGFRSRLLVGMMLVVVGLTAVVLYVAERRVVSDTEQASRLAYVNELAAMHRLQELRHTALAERCKTLVHRPRIHAALEDNALDLLYPSARDELRDVMDAADEVGILHATFYRFLDASGQVIKPPPEENVGRLSEEEEARLTLKQVPATQQTGYLLRRDAEGAETVDAVIAAPVISTETHEVIAALVLGFKPFADQPQDAGTQRAIWVDGRMSPALVDPAGASALAWKVAEALSLPDAAISSLKIDVQGVPHQAFLTRLNPGSMFMPAFEVSLHSLAPSMQRLQQLRWQILTAGGLLLLLGLAASHVIAARLSVPVEKLALDSAVNFAGREQAEAALVMTSVELQRSVRFSADASHQLKTPVTVLRAGLEELLQQPGLSAQSREEIEALIRQTVRLTSMIHDLLLLSRMDAGRLRLDMESVDLSQLVASLADDLSVLPDAADVEVEMDVPAGLHIQGEKRYTSIILQNLLENAWKYNERGGRICIAARVEQTRVCLSVGNSGDGIPQQAQPHIFERFHRAAANEGTPGHGLGLDLARELTRLHGGELRLVRSAPGWTEFEATFLLATAASSS, from the coding sequence GTGAGCAAAGCAGCACAGCAGCCAAGGCAGGATGTGGCGGGCTTTCGCTCGCGTCTGCTCGTGGGCATGATGCTGGTGGTGGTGGGGCTCACTGCGGTGGTTTTATATGTCGCAGAGCGCCGGGTGGTGAGCGACACCGAGCAGGCTTCGAGGCTGGCCTATGTCAATGAACTGGCGGCCATGCACCGGCTGCAGGAGCTGAGGCATACGGCGCTGGCGGAACGCTGCAAGACGCTGGTGCACCGTCCGCGCATTCATGCCGCGCTGGAGGACAACGCGCTGGATCTGCTCTACCCGAGCGCTCGCGATGAATTGCGGGACGTCATGGATGCGGCGGATGAGGTGGGCATCTTGCATGCGACCTTTTACCGCTTTCTCGATGCCAGCGGCCAGGTGATCAAACCGCCGCCGGAAGAGAATGTGGGAAGGCTCAGTGAAGAGGAGGAAGCCCGGCTGACGCTCAAGCAGGTGCCAGCGACGCAGCAGACCGGCTATCTGCTGCGCCGTGATGCCGAGGGGGCTGAGACGGTGGATGCCGTGATCGCCGCGCCGGTCATTTCCACGGAGACGCACGAGGTCATTGCGGCGCTGGTGCTGGGCTTCAAACCTTTTGCCGACCAGCCGCAGGATGCGGGCACCCAGCGGGCGATTTGGGTGGATGGGCGGATGAGTCCGGCGCTTGTGGATCCAGCAGGGGCTTCTGCGCTGGCTTGGAAGGTGGCCGAGGCGCTCTCACTGCCAGATGCTGCGATCAGCAGTTTGAAGATCGATGTTCAGGGGGTGCCACATCAGGCGTTTCTCACGCGGCTGAATCCAGGCTCGATGTTTATGCCTGCGTTTGAGGTCAGCCTGCATTCGCTGGCGCCGTCCATGCAGCGCCTGCAGCAGCTGCGCTGGCAGATTCTCACCGCAGGCGGGCTGCTGCTGCTGCTGGGGCTGGCGGCCAGTCATGTCATCGCTGCACGGCTCTCCGTGCCGGTGGAAAAGCTGGCGCTGGATTCTGCGGTGAACTTCGCCGGGCGTGAGCAGGCCGAGGCTGCGCTGGTGATGACGAGTGTGGAGCTGCAGCGCTCGGTGCGTTTTTCAGCGGATGCCTCCCATCAGCTGAAGACACCGGTGACCGTGCTGCGCGCCGGGCTGGAGGAGCTGCTGCAGCAGCCGGGGCTCTCTGCGCAGTCGCGGGAGGAGATCGAGGCGCTGATCCGCCAGACCGTGCGGCTCACCAGCATGATCCATGATCTGCTGCTGCTCTCGCGCATGGATGCGGGCAGGCTGCGGCTGGATATGGAGAGCGTGGATCTCTCGCAGCTCGTCGCTTCACTGGCGGATGACCTGAGCGTGCTGCCAGATGCTGCGGATGTAGAGGTGGAGATGGACGTGCCTGCAGGGCTGCACATCCAGGGGGAGAAGCGCTACACCTCCATCATTCTGCAAAACCTGCTGGAGAACGCCTGGAAGTACAACGAGCGCGGCGGGCGCATCTGCATTGCCGCCAGGGTGGAGCAGACACGAGTATGCCTGAGCGTGGGAAACAGCGGCGACGGCATCCCGCAGCAGGCGCAGCCACATATCTTTGAGCGCTTCCACCGCGCTGCAGCCAATGAGGGCACACCCGGACATGGGCTGGGGTTGGACCTGGCGCGTGAGCTGACGCGATTGCATGGCGGCGAGCTGCGCCTCGTGCGCTCTGCGCCGGGCTGGACCGAATTTGAAGCCACCTTTCTCCTCGCCACTGCGGCGTCATCATCATGA
- a CDS encoding response regulator transcription factor, with the protein MRILVIEDERQLARHICSALTRNGHAASALHDGAEGLKFALLDPPDLIVLDLNLPTLDGFSVLSQLRQKQCPARVLILTARGEVEYRVKGLKAGADDYLGKPFSMDELVARVEALGRRAATPEAGDLLKVGDLLLDVHRRRVTRAGEEIPLSPREFELLQVLMAEPGRVFSRTELCDRVWQRDHGYDTRTVEIFIVRLRKKLDAGFDHPLIHTIRAVGYMIKAQG; encoded by the coding sequence ATGCGCATATTGGTGATCGAGGATGAACGTCAGCTGGCCCGGCATATCTGCTCGGCACTGACGAGGAACGGGCATGCCGCCAGCGCTTTGCATGATGGGGCGGAGGGGCTGAAGTTCGCGCTGCTGGATCCGCCCGATCTCATCGTGCTGGATCTGAACCTGCCCACGCTGGACGGCTTCAGCGTGCTGTCGCAGCTGCGGCAGAAACAGTGCCCTGCGCGGGTGCTCATCCTCACGGCACGCGGCGAGGTGGAGTATCGCGTGAAAGGGCTCAAAGCCGGTGCGGATGATTATCTGGGCAAGCCCTTCTCGATGGATGAGCTGGTGGCGCGCGTGGAGGCGCTGGGGCGCAGAGCAGCCACGCCGGAGGCCGGCGATCTGCTGAAGGTGGGCGATCTCCTGCTGGATGTGCACCGCAGACGCGTCACGCGTGCAGGGGAGGAGATTCCGCTTTCGCCGCGCGAGTTTGAGCTGCTGCAGGTGCTGATGGCGGAGCCGGGGCGGGTCTTTTCACGCACCGAGCTGTGCGACCGCGTGTGGCAGCGGGATCATGGCTATGACACGCGCACCGTGGAGATCTTCATCGTGCGGCTGCGCAAGAAGCTGGATGCCGGCTTTGACCATCCCCTCATTCACACCATCCGCGCCGTCGGCTACATGATCAAGGCGCAGGGCTGA
- a CDS encoding polysaccharide pyruvyl transferase family protein, giving the protein MNRRHFIRSAAALPFISAIAAEKPKRLILRSSWQTVNIGDIGHTPGVLALLEKHLPEVEVRLWPSKLDNGVAEMLAARFPKVQVIQGEAVKKAFEECDFLLHGSGPSLVAQADVVKWSQATGKPYGVYGITFSGQQSSKSKTQPQVKTVDVLSGAKFVYFRDSVSLELARKMGCTCPRMEYGPDGAFAVDLKDDAKAEAFLKEHGLEQGKFLCCIPRLRNTPYWTLPEKKATIDEKKDARNKAMMDHDGKPLLDAIVSVIKNTDLKILLCPEDKTQMKVGKEMLYDKLPEEVKARVVWRESYWLTDEAISTYRRSAGLFGHEMHSPIMCIGNGIPAIVCRWAEQTSKGYMWRDIGLGEWLFDLDKEDEVAKVAAAVLAMAKDPEGSKAKAAKARELVMAKFAASMGVVKGCLSVG; this is encoded by the coding sequence ATGAACCGCCGCCATTTCATCCGCTCCGCCGCCGCCCTGCCATTCATCTCCGCCATTGCCGCCGAAAAGCCGAAGAGGCTCATCCTGCGCTCGTCGTGGCAGACGGTGAACATTGGCGACATCGGCCACACGCCGGGTGTGCTGGCGCTGCTGGAGAAGCACCTGCCGGAGGTGGAGGTGCGCCTGTGGCCGAGCAAGCTGGACAATGGCGTGGCCGAGATGCTGGCGGCGCGTTTCCCGAAGGTGCAGGTGATCCAGGGAGAGGCGGTGAAGAAGGCCTTTGAGGAATGCGATTTCCTCCTGCACGGCTCCGGCCCCTCGCTGGTGGCGCAGGCGGATGTGGTGAAATGGAGCCAGGCCACGGGCAAGCCCTATGGTGTGTACGGCATCACCTTCTCCGGTCAGCAGAGCTCCAAGAGCAAGACGCAGCCGCAGGTGAAAACGGTGGATGTGCTCAGCGGCGCAAAGTTTGTGTATTTCCGCGATTCCGTTTCCCTGGAGCTGGCAAGGAAGATGGGCTGCACCTGCCCGCGCATGGAGTACGGGCCGGATGGAGCCTTCGCCGTCGACCTGAAGGATGACGCGAAGGCCGAGGCCTTTCTGAAGGAGCACGGACTGGAGCAGGGGAAATTCCTCTGCTGCATCCCGCGTCTGCGCAACACGCCCTACTGGACACTGCCGGAGAAGAAGGCGACCATCGATGAGAAGAAGGACGCACGCAACAAGGCCATGATGGACCACGACGGCAAGCCGCTGCTGGATGCCATCGTGAGCGTGATCAAGAACACCGATCTCAAGATACTGCTCTGCCCGGAGGACAAGACGCAGATGAAGGTGGGCAAGGAGATGCTCTATGACAAGCTGCCGGAAGAAGTGAAGGCGCGCGTGGTATGGCGGGAGAGCTACTGGCTTACGGACGAGGCCATCAGCACCTACCGCCGCAGCGCCGGGCTGTTTGGTCATGAGATGCACAGCCCCATCATGTGCATCGGCAATGGCATCCCTGCCATTGTGTGCCGCTGGGCCGAGCAGACCAGCAAGGGCTACATGTGGCGCGACATTGGCCTGGGTGAGTGGCTCTTTGACCTCGATAAAGAAGATGAGGTGGCAAAGGTGGCTGCCGCCGTGCTCGCGATGGCGAAAGATCCCGAGGGCTCCAAGGCGAAAGCCGCCAAGGCACGCGAGCTGGTGATGGCCAAATTTGCCGCCAGCATGGGCGTGGTGAAGGGATGCTTGTCAGTGGGCTGA
- a CDS encoding c-type cytochrome domain-containing protein, protein MNIRRLPALLCVLALASCATPPDSETKPLGENVLSQEAIHAARHGPVDFAAHVKPVLEAKCVMCHNRQALPGHISLASHKEALRTKALGTYIVPGHPETSLMVVNVKTVHQKVSVMPAVGERLTADEYAIINKWVKEGAAWPAGKAGTLKIIR, encoded by the coding sequence ATGAACATCCGCCGCCTCCCTGCCCTGCTCTGCGTCCTTGCTCTTGCCTCCTGCGCCACGCCTCCTGATTCGGAGACCAAGCCGCTGGGCGAGAACGTGCTGAGCCAAGAAGCCATCCATGCCGCCAGGCATGGCCCTGTCGATTTCGCAGCACATGTGAAGCCGGTGCTGGAGGCCAAGTGTGTGATGTGCCACAACCGCCAGGCGCTGCCCGGCCATATCAGTCTGGCCAGCCACAAGGAAGCCCTGCGCACCAAGGCCCTTGGCACCTACATCGTCCCCGGCCATCCGGAGACCAGCCTGATGGTGGTCAATGTGAAGACCGTGCACCAGAAAGTCAGCGTCATGCCCGCCGTGGGCGAGCGCCTGACCGCTGATGAATACGCCATCATCAACAAGTGGGTGAAGGAAGGCGCGGCCTGGCCTGCGGGCAAGGCGGGCACTTTGAAGATCATCCGCTGA
- the folP gene encoding dihydropteroate synthase produces the protein MFRWRFGNHDLDLTHRGLIMGIVNVTPDSFSDGGRFNDPGRAVEHAFTLLAEGADILDVGGESTRPGAEPVSEAEELRRVLPVIRAVRSQTKALISIDTMKAVVARAALDAGADIINDVTGLRGDAAMPRVAAETQAGLVVMHMTGTPQTMQHQPQYDDVVAAVGDYFDNRLRVLEGEGIDPERIVLDPGFGFGKTLEHNLSLMRALPQLSTRRPLLVGVSRKSMIARVMHSDAMEDRFWPTIALSAYAREHGARIVRVHDVKPNCDALRMMEAILGGV, from the coding sequence ATGTTCCGCTGGCGATTCGGCAACCACGATCTCGATCTCACCCATCGCGGGCTCATCATGGGCATTGTGAATGTCACGCCCGACAGCTTTTCAGATGGCGGGCGTTTCAACGATCCCGGACGCGCCGTGGAGCATGCCTTCACGCTGCTGGCAGAGGGGGCTGACATTCTGGATGTGGGCGGCGAATCCACCCGCCCAGGTGCTGAGCCAGTGAGCGAGGCCGAGGAGCTGCGCCGCGTGCTGCCGGTCATCCGCGCCGTGCGCTCACAGACGAAGGCGCTTATTTCCATCGACACCATGAAGGCCGTCGTGGCCCGAGCCGCGCTGGATGCCGGGGCCGACATCATCAATGACGTGACCGGCCTGCGCGGAGACGCCGCCATGCCGCGCGTGGCTGCGGAGACCCAGGCGGGCCTCGTGGTCATGCACATGACCGGCACGCCTCAGACCATGCAGCACCAGCCGCAGTACGATGACGTGGTGGCGGCTGTGGGTGACTACTTTGACAACCGCCTGCGCGTGCTGGAAGGCGAGGGCATCGACCCCGAGCGCATTGTTTTGGACCCCGGCTTTGGCTTTGGCAAAACCCTGGAGCACAACCTCTCCCTCATGCGCGCCCTGCCGCAGCTCAGCACCCGGCGCCCGCTGCTGGTGGGCGTGTCCCGCAAATCCATGATCGCCCGCGTCATGCACTCCGACGCCATGGAAGACCGCTTCTGGCCCACGATTGCGCTGAGTGCCTATGCCCGCGAGCATGGTGCGAGGATTGTGCGCGTGCATGATGTGAAGCCGAACTGCGATGCGCTGCGGATGATGGAGGCGATTTTGGGCGGGGTGTGA
- a CDS encoding acylphosphatase → MMTAKHVFYSGRVQGVGFRYSTKRIASGFDVTGWVKNLPDGRVEMLAQSFEPDELDAFLEDIQTSSLGSHIKEREVNSIAAQPGLRGFSIVA, encoded by the coding sequence ATGATGACCGCCAAACATGTTTTCTATTCAGGCCGCGTCCAGGGCGTGGGCTTTCGTTACAGCACCAAGCGCATCGCCTCCGGCTTTGACGTGACCGGCTGGGTCAAGAACCTGCCCGATGGCCGCGTGGAGATGCTGGCGCAGTCCTTTGAGCCCGATGAGCTGGACGCCTTCCTGGAAGACATCCAGACGAGCAGCCTGGGCTCCCACATCAAAGAAAGAGAAGTGAATTCCATTGCCGCGCAGCCCGGACTGCGTGGATTTTCCATCGTGGCGTAA
- a CDS encoding ABC transporter ATP-binding protein, producing MSTTPAVSVKNLTKIFKGSLGKGAFRAVHDVSLTVEAGEVYGLIGPNGSGKSTTMKVILGLLKATAGETSIFGIPSTEVASRHSVGFLPENPYFYKHLNGRETLLFYGRLCGMSGAALKSRADEMLALTGLEDAATRRVGGYSKGMLQRLGLAQALIHEPRLLVLDEPTAGVDPAGSRIIRDLIIEFRARGITVLVTSHLLEQMQEVCDRVGIMAHGRMVREGRLEDLIAVENQTEMVLENASPALLAKIDALVKAEGGDTRLLRSGHPRTTLERLFLEATNEPKKP from the coding sequence ATGAGCACCACGCCTGCAGTCTCTGTCAAAAACCTGACCAAGATCTTCAAAGGCAGTCTTGGCAAAGGTGCCTTCCGTGCCGTGCACGATGTGTCTCTCACCGTGGAGGCCGGAGAGGTTTATGGTCTCATCGGTCCGAACGGCTCCGGCAAGTCCACCACCATGAAGGTCATCCTGGGCTTGCTGAAGGCCACCGCCGGAGAGACCAGCATCTTCGGCATCCCGAGCACGGAGGTGGCCAGCCGCCACAGCGTGGGCTTCCTGCCTGAGAACCCGTATTTCTACAAGCACCTCAACGGCCGCGAGACGCTGCTCTTTTACGGCAGGCTCTGCGGCATGAGCGGTGCTGCCTTGAAATCCCGCGCCGATGAAATGCTGGCGCTGACCGGGCTGGAAGATGCAGCCACGCGCCGTGTGGGCGGCTACTCCAAAGGCATGCTGCAGCGCCTCGGGCTGGCGCAGGCCCTCATCCATGAGCCACGCCTCCTCGTGCTGGACGAGCCCACCGCCGGTGTGGACCCTGCGGGCTCGCGCATCATCCGCGATCTCATCATCGAATTCCGCGCACGTGGCATCACCGTGCTCGTCACCTCCCATCTCTTGGAGCAGATGCAGGAGGTGTGCGACCGCGTGGGCATCATGGCCCACGGACGCATGGTCCGCGAGGGGCGGCTGGAGGACCTCATCGCCGTGGAAAACCAGACTGAGATGGTGCTGGAAAACGCCTCCCCCGCCCTGCTGGCCAAGATTGATGCGCTGGTGAAGGCCGAGGGCGGAGACACCCGGCTGCTGCGCAGCGGCCACCCGCGCACTACGCTGGAGCGCCTGTTTCTGGAAGCCACCAACGAACCGAAAAAACCATGA
- a CDS encoding redox-sensing transcriptional repressor Rex has translation MPAKVDIPRKSIYRLSIYQRCLQRLRENQVDTVSSAALAKAAGVKSTQLRKDLAYFGQLGTRGLGYNVDALSGTIGDVLGQNKLQPVILVGVGNLGSALLRYGGFRKEGFEIAAAFDLAPRKVPGVNVPVLDMADMAEFIRRQHVKMAILSVPASGAQSVVNDLVQHGIQAILNFSPTVLDVPENVVVNSVDLAVELENLSYFIR, from the coding sequence ATGCCCGCCAAAGTAGACATCCCCCGCAAGTCGATCTACCGCCTGTCGATCTACCAGCGCTGCCTGCAGCGTCTGCGTGAGAATCAGGTGGACACGGTGTCCTCTGCCGCGCTGGCCAAGGCCGCCGGCGTGAAGTCCACGCAGCTGCGCAAAGACCTGGCTTACTTTGGCCAGCTGGGCACACGCGGCCTGGGCTACAATGTGGACGCCCTCAGCGGCACCATCGGCGATGTGCTGGGGCAGAACAAACTGCAGCCCGTGATCCTCGTGGGCGTGGGGAATCTGGGCTCCGCTCTGCTGCGCTACGGCGGCTTCCGCAAGGAGGGCTTTGAAATCGCCGCCGCCTTTGACCTCGCGCCACGCAAGGTGCCCGGAGTCAATGTGCCGGTGCTGGACATGGCAGACATGGCTGAGTTCATCCGCCGTCAGCATGTCAAGATGGCCATTCTCTCTGTGCCCGCCAGCGGCGCGCAGTCGGTGGTCAATGACCTGGTGCAGCATGGCATCCAAGCCATCCTGAACTTCTCCCCCACCGTGCTCGACGTACCGGAAAACGTGGTGGTCAACAGCGTGGATCTGGCCGTGGAGCTGGAGAACCTGAGCTACTTCATCCGCTGA
- the metG gene encoding methionine--tRNA ligase, translating into MKPYYITTAIDYTNAPPHIGHAYEKVLADVMARFQRLNGREVYFLTGVDQHGQKVQKSAEKAGLTPQAFVDGVTQHFTALWEKLNVRYDGWAATTDIKHKRVVQAMLQKLHDAGQLYKKSYSGHYSVRQEQFLTDKERGPDGNFGEEWGEVEWREEDAWYFKLSEHTEWLKNFIRGNPEFIYPPHRANDVLNALEGSGGIDLCISRPKDRLSWGIPLPFDEDSVNFVWFDALSNYISFAGYLADEVGNEGMPDFKKLWPADAEIIGKDILMPAHAVYWPIMLHALGFTDAEMPKLVVHGWWNVKGAKMSKSLGNVIDPNVLSGTFTPDGLRYYLMRDIATGYDADFSEERIIMSYNKELAGGLGNLLNRSINMAQKYRNGLLTPGDYDDEINQALRQTVAEATPLYLEKMNGWDIHEGIAAAWKIVTHANAFVDSTKPFTLAKDPAQAARLDSVLYHLAEALTHVSVLLSPIMPTAMATARAQIGWQMPEGFLVSDLKWGLLPSGHQLGAPVPLFPRLEIAEEK; encoded by the coding sequence ATGAAGCCCTACTACATCACCACCGCCATCGACTACACCAACGCGCCGCCGCACATCGGCCACGCTTATGAGAAGGTGCTGGCGGACGTCATGGCCCGCTTTCAGCGGCTCAATGGACGTGAGGTGTACTTTCTCACTGGCGTGGACCAGCACGGGCAGAAGGTGCAGAAGAGCGCCGAAAAGGCTGGGCTGACACCGCAGGCGTTTGTGGATGGCGTGACGCAGCACTTCACCGCACTGTGGGAAAAGCTCAACGTCCGCTACGACGGCTGGGCCGCCACCACCGACATCAAGCACAAGCGCGTGGTGCAGGCCATGCTGCAAAAGCTGCACGACGCCGGCCAGCTCTACAAAAAGAGCTACTCCGGCCACTACAGCGTACGCCAGGAGCAATTCCTCACCGACAAGGAGCGCGGCCCTGATGGCAACTTCGGCGAGGAATGGGGTGAAGTGGAATGGCGTGAGGAAGATGCCTGGTACTTCAAGCTCAGCGAACACACCGAGTGGCTGAAAAACTTCATCCGTGGCAATCCCGAATTCATCTACCCGCCGCACCGCGCCAATGATGTGCTCAACGCTCTGGAGGGCTCCGGCGGCATTGACCTTTGCATCTCGCGCCCCAAGGACCGCCTCAGCTGGGGCATTCCTCTTCCCTTTGATGAAGATTCAGTAAACTTCGTCTGGTTCGACGCGCTCTCCAACTACATCAGCTTCGCCGGTTATCTGGCCGATGAAGTGGGCAACGAAGGCATGCCCGATTTTAAGAAGCTCTGGCCTGCGGATGCCGAGATCATCGGCAAGGACATCCTCATGCCCGCGCATGCCGTCTATTGGCCCATCATGCTGCACGCACTCGGCTTCACCGACGCGGAAATGCCCAAGCTCGTGGTGCACGGCTGGTGGAATGTGAAGGGTGCCAAGATGAGCAAGAGCCTGGGCAATGTGATCGACCCCAACGTGCTCTCCGGCACCTTCACGCCCGATGGTCTGCGCTACTACCTCATGCGCGACATCGCCACCGGCTACGACGCCGACTTCAGCGAGGAGCGCATCATCATGTCCTACAACAAGGAGCTGGCCGGCGGCCTGGGCAATCTGCTCAACCGCTCCATCAACATGGCGCAGAAGTACCGCAACGGCCTGCTCACGCCCGGTGATTACGATGACGAGATCAACCAGGCGCTGCGCCAGACCGTGGCCGAGGCCACGCCGCTGTACCTGGAAAAGATGAACGGCTGGGACATCCACGAAGGCATCGCCGCCGCGTGGAAGATCGTCACGCATGCGAATGCGTTTGTGGACAGCACCAAGCCTTTCACTCTCGCCAAAGACCCCGCGCAGGCCGCCCGCCTGGACAGCGTGCTCTACCACCTGGCCGAGGCGCTCACGCATGTCAGCGTGTTGCTAAGCCCCATCATGCCCACTGCCATGGCCACCGCCCGCGCGCAGATCGGCTGGCAGATGCCCGAGGGCTTCCTGGTCAGCGACCTCAAATGGGGCCTGCTGCCCAGCGGCCACCAGCTCGGTGCGCCCGTGCCGCTCTTTCCGCGTCTGGAGATCGCGGAGGAGAAGTGA
- a CDS encoding DUF5362 family protein — protein sequence MMSYLVTREGQELGTFKTSKIEKGLKTGFFRVSDLAWHEASGWQGLFEIVGSDKAAASASGASLLKSAALDLPLSARHRAASCGVVAPAVLAALSATRPWVRFIAAMMGIGCGLVLAAWFALVAEGAHATGNRLALGALSALLSLYPALKLTQYAMHIERLVKSQSHADLAAALTEQRLFWKFHGILLVVFMVLLFLLIVAGSGFIGQGLF from the coding sequence ATGATGTCCTATTTGGTCACGCGTGAAGGTCAGGAACTCGGCACCTTCAAAACCTCCAAGATCGAGAAAGGCCTGAAGACCGGCTTTTTTCGCGTGTCGGATCTGGCCTGGCATGAAGCCTCCGGCTGGCAGGGGCTGTTTGAAATCGTTGGTTCTGACAAAGCTGCAGCGTCTGCCTCCGGTGCATCTCTTCTGAAGTCAGCGGCGCTGGATCTTCCGCTTTCCGCCAGGCACCGCGCTGCCTCCTGCGGTGTGGTGGCTCCCGCCGTGCTGGCAGCGCTTTCCGCCACGCGCCCTTGGGTGCGGTTTATTGCCGCCATGATGGGGATCGGTTGCGGCCTGGTCCTCGCCGCCTGGTTTGCCCTTGTTGCAGAAGGGGCGCATGCTACGGGAAACCGCCTTGCCCTAGGGGCTCTCTCAGCCCTTTTGTCCCTCTATCCGGCGCTGAAGCTGACGCAGTATGCCATGCATATTGAGCGGCTGGTTAAATCGCAGTCCCATGCCGATCTGGCGGCAGCGCTCACGGAGCAGCGGCTCTTTTGGAAGTTTCACGGCATCCTGCTGGTCGTCTTCATGGTGCTGCTTTTTCTGCTCATCGTTGCAGGCTCGGGTTTCATCGGGCAGGGACTTTTCTAA
- a CDS encoding DUF4339 domain-containing protein translates to MSEYLITREGKEVGTYTLPQIQDGLRSGHLQPTDWGWQEGMEDWKVLADIAGPALPPPGGLPKPANAISSPLSAPIKRMDVRAPDGVNPYAAPVANIDITGTGGSVPPLVVLELKGTRFWVRLISIFMWLGVLAMVGVCVINILFSGAIAQASGATSLGSAYVMGTTVGYGLMTLLFLYPTLRLTKYASRITSLVRTRSYLDLTQALSEQRRFWKFYGVIALIYISCVVLAVVVALVFMPKNFKLPTPGGGSAPSAQQSMDLPAR, encoded by the coding sequence ATGAGCGAATATCTGATCACCCGCGAAGGCAAGGAAGTCGGCACCTACACTCTGCCCCAGATTCAGGATGGACTGAGATCCGGCCACCTGCAGCCCACGGACTGGGGCTGGCAGGAAGGGATGGAAGACTGGAAAGTGCTGGCTGACATCGCCGGTCCTGCACTGCCCCCGCCTGGAGGGCTGCCCAAGCCTGCCAACGCCATTTCATCTCCGCTCAGCGCGCCGATCAAACGAATGGATGTTCGTGCGCCGGATGGGGTCAATCCTTATGCCGCACCGGTGGCCAACATCGACATTACGGGTACCGGTGGTTCCGTGCCCCCGCTGGTGGTGCTGGAGCTGAAGGGCACACGTTTCTGGGTGCGGCTCATCTCCATTTTCATGTGGCTGGGCGTGCTGGCCATGGTGGGCGTGTGTGTGATCAATATTTTGTTCAGCGGAGCCATCGCCCAGGCATCTGGTGCCACGTCTCTGGGCAGCGCCTATGTGATGGGCACCACGGTGGGCTATGGCCTCATGACGCTGCTGTTTCTCTACCCCACGCTGCGGCTGACCAAGTATGCCTCCCGCATCACCTCGCTGGTCAGGACACGCTCCTACCTTGACCTGACCCAGGCTCTGTCTGAGCAGCGCCGCTTCTGGAAGTTTTACGGAGTCATCGCCCTGATCTACATCAGCTGTGTGGTTCTGGCCGTCGTGGTCGCGCTGGTGTTCATGCCCAAGAACTTCAAGCTCCCCACCCCCGGCGGTGGCTCCGCTCCCTCCGCTCAGCAGAGCATGGATCTTCCTGCACGTTGA